The genomic stretch CGCCCTTCTCATGCACGTGGAAGCCGTGTTCCTGGTTGGGCTTCAGGCCGCTGACCTTGGCAACCACCAGCACATGGTGGCCTTGCTGCTCGAACGTGATGCTGCCGCTGGTGGTGTTGCCCGCGGTCGGTTGCAGGCGCGCGACCGCCTTGCCTTCAGCACCGCCCTGAGACCCGCTCAGGCTGTTGCAGCCCGCCGTGAGGGCCAGTGCGGCCAGGGCCGCGGTGAGGGTCAAGCCGGACGAAACACGCATTGCAAGCTCCTTTGTGTCGAAAGGCTGCCATGGTAGCGACCTGTGGCACGACGGCGCGCGCCTCACCGGCAACCAGATGTCATCGCTTGGTCTGCAGCTTCGCAAAAGCGGCGGCCATTGCGGATTGGCCGGCTGCCGGAGCGCCTGCGCCGCCGCCCCGCCCGCCCTGGCGCTCCTGGCGCCCGGCCGGACGGTAGCTGTTGTCGGCCCCGGCGCCCCCGCGCGGCGCCTGCGCATCGAGCTTCATCGTCAGCGAGATGCGCTTGCGGGCCAGGTCGACTTCCAGCACCTTGACCTTGACGATGTCACCGGTCTTGACCACCTCGCGCGCGTCGTTGACGAACTTGTTCGACAACTGGCTCACATGCACCAGGCCGTCCTGGTGCACCCCCAGGTCGACGAAGGCGCCGAACTGGGCCACGTTGCTGACCGTGCCTTCCAGCACCATGCCGGCCTGCAGGTCCTTGATGTCCTCGACACCTTCGTTGAAGCGGGCCACCTTGAAGTCGGGGCGCGGGTCGCGCCCGGGCTTTTCCAGCTCGGCCAGGATGTCCTTGACCGTGATGGCGCCGAACTTGTCGTCGGCATAGGCCTCGGGCTTCAGTGCGCGCAGCACGTCCGAGCGGCCCATCACCTCCTTGATCGGCTTGCCGACGCTGCCCAGCATGCGCTCGACCACCGGATAGGTCTCGGGGTGGACCCCCGACATGTCGAGCGGGTTGTCGCCGTCGCGGATGCGCAAGAAGCCGGCCGCCTGCTCGAAGGTCTTGGCGCCGAGGCCGGCGACGTCGAGCAGCTGCTGGCGCGTGCGGAACGCGCCATTGGCATCACGCCAGCGCACGATGCTGGACGCCACCGACGAGCTGAGGCCCGACACGCGCGACAGCAGCGGGGCCGACGCGGTGTTCAGGTCCACGCCCACCGAGTTCACGCAGTCTTCGACCACCGCGTCGAGGCTGCGCGCCAGCTCGCTCTGGTTCACGTCGTGCTGGTACTGGCCCACACCGATGCTCTTGGGCTCGATCTTGACCAGCTCGGCCAGCGGGTCCTGCACGCGGCGGGCGATGCTGACCGCACCGCGGATGCTCACGTCCAGCTCGGGCAGTTCCTTGCTCGCGTACTCCGACGCGGAGTACACCGACGCGCCCGCTTCGCTGACCACCACCTTCTCGATCGCGGTACCCGGCGCCAGCTGCTGGATGCGCTTGATCAGGTCGCCGGCCAGCTTGTCGGTCTCGCGGCTGGCGGTGCCGTTGCCGATCGCGATCAGGTTGACCCCATGTGTCGCGCACAGCCGGCCCAAGGTGTGGATCGAGCCTTCCCAGTCGTTGCGCGGCTCGTGCGGATAGACGGTGGAGGTGTCGACCACCTTGCCCGTCTCGCTGACGATCGCCACCTTGACGCCGGTGCGGATGCCCGGGTCCAGCCCCATCACGACACGCCGGCCGGCCGGCGCCGCCAGCAGCAGGTCGCGCAGATTCTCGGCAAACACCTTGATGGCGACCTTCTCGGCCTCTTCGCGCAGGCGCGAGAACAGATCGCGCTCCAGGCTCAGGCTCAGCTTGACCTTCCAGGTCCAGGCCACGCTCTTGCGGATCAACTCGTCGGCCGGGCGCTTGCTGTGGCTCCAGCCCAGGTGCCGCGCGATGCGGCCTTCGGCCAATGTCGGCTGCCCGGGCACCACCTCTTCATCGAGCACCAGCTTGGCGTCGAGGATTTCCTGCGTGCGGCCGCGGAACACCGCCAGTGCGCGGTGCGAGGGCACGGTGCGGATCGGCTCGGCGTAATCGAAATAGTCGCGGAACTTGGACACCTCGGGGCTGTTCTGGTCCTTGCCTTCCATCAGCTTGGACTGGAACAAGCCCTCTTCCCACAGCCACTCGCGCAGCTTGCCCACCAGCGCCGCGTCTTCGGCCCAGCGCTCGGACAGGATGTCGCGCACGCCGTCGAGCACGGCATAGGCGTCGGCAAAACCGGCGTCGGCGTTGACGAAGGCCGCGGCCTCGGCGGCCGGGTCGAGCGTCGGGTCGGCGAACAGCTTGTCGGCCAGCGGCTCCAGGCCCGCTTCGCGGGCGATCATGCCCTTGGTACGGCGCTTGGGCTTGTAGGGCAGGTAGAGGTCTTCCAGCTCCTGCTTGGTCGGCGCCGTTTCGACGGCAGCGCGCAGCTCGGGCGTCAGCTTGCCCTGCTCGTCGATGCTCTTGAGCACGGCCTCGCGGCGTTCTTCCAGTTCGCGCAGATAGGTCAGGCGCGCTTCCAGTTCGCGCAGCTGCGTGTCGTCGAGGCCGTCGGTGGCCTCCTTGCGGTAGCGGGCGATGAAGGGGACGGTGGCACCGCCGTCGAGCAATTGGACTGCGGCATTGACTTGGGCCGGGCGGACCTTCAGTTCCGCCGCAATCTGAAGAAGAATCTTGTCCAGCACTTGGGTCTTAGGAGGTTCCAAGAAAGGGGCGCAGTTTG from Caldimonas brevitalea encodes the following:
- a CDS encoding Tex family protein; the protein is MDKILLQIAAELKVRPAQVNAAVQLLDGGATVPFIARYRKEATDGLDDTQLRELEARLTYLRELEERREAVLKSIDEQGKLTPELRAAVETAPTKQELEDLYLPYKPKRRTKGMIAREAGLEPLADKLFADPTLDPAAEAAAFVNADAGFADAYAVLDGVRDILSERWAEDAALVGKLREWLWEEGLFQSKLMEGKDQNSPEVSKFRDYFDYAEPIRTVPSHRALAVFRGRTQEILDAKLVLDEEVVPGQPTLAEGRIARHLGWSHSKRPADELIRKSVAWTWKVKLSLSLERDLFSRLREEAEKVAIKVFAENLRDLLLAAPAGRRVVMGLDPGIRTGVKVAIVSETGKVVDTSTVYPHEPRNDWEGSIHTLGRLCATHGVNLIAIGNGTASRETDKLAGDLIKRIQQLAPGTAIEKVVVSEAGASVYSASEYASKELPELDVSIRGAVSIARRVQDPLAELVKIEPKSIGVGQYQHDVNQSELARSLDAVVEDCVNSVGVDLNTASAPLLSRVSGLSSSVASSIVRWRDANGAFRTRQQLLDVAGLGAKTFEQAAGFLRIRDGDNPLDMSGVHPETYPVVERMLGSVGKPIKEVMGRSDVLRALKPEAYADDKFGAITVKDILAELEKPGRDPRPDFKVARFNEGVEDIKDLQAGMVLEGTVSNVAQFGAFVDLGVHQDGLVHVSQLSNKFVNDAREVVKTGDIVKVKVLEVDLARKRISLTMKLDAQAPRGGAGADNSYRPAGRQERQGGRGGGAGAPAAGQSAMAAAFAKLQTKR